The following are from one region of the Stigmatella ashevillena genome:
- a CDS encoding L-lactate dehydrogenase yields MPEQVSKIAIIGAGAVGATIAYAAMIRGVAKQLALYDINRAKVDAEVLDLNHGLQFVPMATLEGSDDIGVCAGADVVVITAGAKQKPGQTRMELAGANVALCRSLVPQLMKVAPDALLLVVTNPVDVLTYVVQQLSGLPARRVLGSGTVLDSSRFRFLLARHLNVAVQNVHAFIAGEHGDSELPLWSSASVGGVPLMQWSVHGRAPLLEQDRARIFDDVRNAAYHVIRGKGATNYAIGLATAQILEAVLHNEQRVLPVSSRLEGYLGIRDVCLSVPSIINRGGVEAVLELPLSEHEREGLKHSADTIRQAIRTLGF; encoded by the coding sequence ATGCCAGAACAAGTCAGCAAGATCGCCATCATCGGAGCAGGTGCGGTTGGGGCCACCATCGCCTACGCGGCCATGATCCGAGGCGTGGCGAAGCAGCTTGCTCTCTACGACATCAACCGTGCCAAGGTGGATGCGGAAGTGCTTGATCTCAACCACGGGCTTCAGTTCGTGCCCATGGCCACCCTGGAGGGCTCGGATGACATCGGTGTCTGCGCGGGGGCCGATGTGGTCGTCATCACGGCGGGAGCCAAGCAGAAACCCGGACAGACACGCATGGAACTGGCGGGCGCGAATGTGGCGCTGTGCCGCTCGCTCGTGCCCCAGTTGATGAAGGTGGCACCGGATGCCTTGCTGCTCGTGGTGACCAATCCCGTGGATGTGCTGACGTACGTGGTGCAGCAACTCAGTGGTCTTCCTGCCCGGCGCGTCTTGGGCAGTGGGACCGTGCTGGATTCCTCGCGGTTTCGCTTCCTGCTGGCCCGCCACTTGAATGTGGCGGTGCAGAATGTGCACGCCTTCATCGCGGGCGAGCATGGTGACTCGGAGCTCCCTTTGTGGAGCTCGGCCTCGGTGGGCGGAGTGCCGCTCATGCAGTGGTCCGTGCACGGGCGGGCACCGCTGCTCGAGCAGGATCGCGCGCGCATTTTCGATGATGTGCGCAATGCCGCCTACCATGTCATCCGAGGCAAGGGCGCCACCAATTACGCCATTGGCCTGGCGACGGCCCAGATCCTGGAGGCGGTGCTTCACAACGAGCAACGGGTGCTGCCCGTGAGCTCGCGCCTGGAGGGGTACCTGGGCATTCGCGATGTGTGCCTGAGCGTGCCGAGCATCATCAACCGGGGGGGGGTCGAGGCCGTCTTGGAGCTTCCCCTGAGCGAGCACGAGCGCGAGGGGCTGAAGCACAGCGCGGACACCATCCGTCAGGCCATCCGGACCCTGGGCTTCTGA
- a CDS encoding TetR/AcrR family transcriptional regulator — protein MGIVERRERQKTEVRTTILRVARELVVREGFEGLTMRKLAEAIEYSPAAIYLHFKSRDAIARALCLQGFEELLARLGPAAAEPIAVRRLRALAEAYVGFGLEQPETYRLLFMTDPEFTTDIFRSPEDAGGRAFQVLVQLVEALKSQGEVADTVRVIPLAEVLWGALHGLVSLKLTCPIFPTSSVEELVETLTGVCSSRSGTKAS, from the coding sequence ATGGGGATTGTGGAGCGCCGGGAGCGGCAGAAGACCGAGGTCCGTACCACCATCCTCCGGGTGGCGCGGGAGTTGGTCGTGCGCGAGGGCTTCGAGGGGCTGACGATGCGCAAGCTCGCCGAGGCCATCGAGTACTCGCCGGCGGCCATCTACCTGCACTTCAAGAGCCGGGATGCCATCGCCCGGGCGCTCTGCCTACAGGGCTTCGAGGAGTTGCTCGCGCGGCTGGGGCCGGCGGCCGCCGAGCCCATCGCGGTGCGTCGGCTCCGGGCGCTCGCCGAGGCGTATGTCGGCTTTGGCCTGGAGCAGCCGGAGACCTACCGGCTGCTCTTCATGACCGATCCGGAGTTCACCACCGACATCTTCCGCAGCCCCGAGGATGCGGGAGGGCGTGCTTTTCAAGTGCTGGTCCAGCTCGTGGAAGCATTGAAAAGCCAGGGTGAGGTGGCGGACACCGTTCGCGTCATCCCCCTGGCCGAGGTGCTGTGGGGGGCGCTCCATGGGCTGGTGAGCCTCAAGCTCACGTGTCCCATTTTTCCCACGTCTTCCGTGGAGGAACTGGTGGAGACCCTCACGGGCGTGTGCTCCTCCCGGAGCGGGACGAAGGCATCCTGA
- a CDS encoding NAD-dependent epimerase/dehydratase family protein translates to MGKWALWGASGVVGQSIAEALRTQGQPYRVVGRSLGGLKATFGGDPLAEMATWDPENEATVRAAARGIDTLIYTVGVPYQDFRLHPLLMKRTLDAAVAEGVERLVLIGTVYPYGHAQTTPVREDHPREPHTFKGRMRKEQEDLVLAADAAGRIRGTVLRLPDFYGPGVDKSFLHSAFQAALQGKKADLVGPIDAPHEFVFVPDVGPVVLALAKEPKAYGRFWNLAGAGAVTQRFLVERIFQEVGRKPNFRVASKLMLRLIGLGNPFIRELVEMHYLLTHPLLMDDSALRALLGTVHKTSYEEGIRRTLREMGQGQRVPHSA, encoded by the coding sequence ATGGGAAAATGGGCACTGTGGGGAGCTTCTGGGGTGGTGGGGCAAAGCATCGCGGAGGCCCTCCGCACCCAGGGCCAGCCCTACCGGGTGGTGGGCCGCTCGCTCGGTGGGTTGAAGGCCACGTTTGGGGGCGATCCGCTGGCGGAAATGGCGACGTGGGATCCAGAAAACGAGGCGACGGTGCGCGCGGCGGCCCGAGGCATCGACACGCTCATCTACACCGTCGGGGTGCCCTATCAGGACTTTCGCCTGCACCCGTTGTTGATGAAGCGCACGCTCGACGCGGCGGTCGCCGAGGGCGTGGAACGGCTGGTGCTCATCGGCACGGTGTACCCCTATGGCCATGCCCAGACGACTCCCGTGCGAGAGGATCATCCGCGCGAGCCGCATACCTTCAAGGGGCGGATGCGCAAGGAGCAGGAGGATCTGGTGCTGGCCGCGGATGCCGCCGGCCGCATCCGAGGCACCGTCTTGCGTCTGCCGGACTTCTACGGACCGGGCGTGGACAAAAGCTTCCTGCACTCCGCCTTCCAGGCGGCGCTCCAGGGGAAGAAGGCGGACCTGGTGGGCCCCATCGACGCGCCCCATGAGTTCGTCTTCGTTCCAGACGTGGGGCCCGTGGTGCTCGCGCTCGCGAAGGAGCCGAAGGCGTATGGACGGTTCTGGAATCTGGCCGGCGCGGGAGCGGTGACCCAGCGATTCCTGGTCGAGCGCATCTTCCAAGAAGTGGGCCGCAAGCCGAACTTCCGGGTGGCCTCCAAACTGATGCTGCGCCTGATCGGACTGGGCAATCCGTTCATCCGCGAGCTGGTGGAGATGCACTACCTGCTCACGCACCCGTTGCTCATGGACGACTCGGCGCTGCGCGCCCTGCTCGGCACGGTGCACAAGACGTCCTATGAAGAAGGCATCCGCCGCACCCTGCGCGAGATGGGCCAGGGGCAGCGGGTACCGCACTCGGCGTGA
- a CDS encoding lipin/Ned1/Smp2 family protein, producing the protein MTRTVAQVLARMLWMLCVVPSAAFAQPTCPDYASVANPPTLQGPARRSFRHSGSQLLSWTYPAYHMVHDQIVPVGVQATVVGKFDYSGVLHKDLEDEDVHVYITGTQMPGWQYVGKYRTDSDGKIHVPILRPVGEYRVAMIVEGDLSSASGFVSVVEPGRKTVLFDIDGTLTLNDFEMVGDYLGVSTAQAYPSAVEVVNSYAALGYQIVYLTGRPYWVAKDTREWIQYKGLLNGHVHTNPYGGGPIPPDTEQYKIDYLSYLLDEVGLDIVRVYGNASTDISAYAAVGLPKASTYIIGEHAGAEGTLPIWNDYFQHLTTVVASTPGSGCIPR; encoded by the coding sequence TTGACACGGACTGTTGCTCAAGTACTCGCGCGGATGCTCTGGATGCTGTGTGTTGTTCCCTCGGCTGCCTTCGCGCAGCCCACATGCCCAGACTACGCCTCGGTCGCGAATCCCCCCACACTCCAGGGGCCGGCGCGGCGGAGCTTCCGGCACTCGGGAAGCCAGCTCCTGTCCTGGACCTATCCTGCCTATCACATGGTGCACGATCAAATCGTGCCCGTGGGGGTCCAGGCCACGGTCGTGGGCAAGTTCGACTACAGCGGCGTCCTTCACAAAGACCTGGAGGATGAGGATGTCCACGTTTACATCACGGGAACCCAGATGCCGGGCTGGCAGTACGTCGGCAAGTACCGCACGGACTCCGATGGGAAAATCCACGTGCCCATTCTCCGGCCCGTGGGCGAGTACCGGGTGGCGATGATCGTCGAAGGCGATCTCAGCTCGGCCAGTGGCTTTGTCTCCGTGGTCGAGCCGGGCCGCAAGACCGTCCTGTTCGACATTGATGGCACCTTGACCCTCAATGACTTCGAGATGGTCGGCGATTACCTCGGTGTCAGCACGGCCCAGGCCTATCCTTCCGCGGTGGAGGTGGTGAACAGCTATGCGGCCCTGGGCTACCAGATTGTCTACCTCACGGGCCGGCCCTATTGGGTGGCCAAGGACACGCGGGAGTGGATCCAATACAAAGGCCTCTTGAATGGGCATGTGCACACCAATCCCTATGGAGGGGGGCCCATTCCGCCGGACACCGAGCAGTACAAGATCGATTACCTGTCCTACCTGCTCGATGAGGTGGGGCTCGACATCGTCCGCGTGTATGGCAATGCGTCCACGGACATTTCCGCCTATGCGGCGGTGGGCCTGCCCAAGGCCAGCACCTATATCATTGGCGAGCATGCGGGAGCCGAGGGCACCCTTCCGATCTGGAACGACTACTTCCAACACCTCACCACGGTGGTGGCCTCCACGCCTGGCTCCGGGTGCATCCCCCGGTAG
- a CDS encoding LysR substrate-binding domain-containing protein, with translation MELRHLRYFSAVASTLHFGRAARRVHVSQPTLSQQIRQLEEELGTPLFERARSGVRLTQAGELFRSYASRALEDVNAGMVAVGALRGLTTGALRVGYPPSMRGVVVPALAAVLRRHPGLALSAEEAVVRRLERRLADGKLDVGLGYAPARSLDLEAEPVFDSRLALVVGRGHPLAGGESVGARQLVDEPFALLTSGLRVRARVDAWFSAMRLVPHVALESNAVATVLAIVRAGLAVTVLPEPRLADAERLVVKRLSPAPRSELAALLWRKGAPRTPAADLFAAEVRARAQEGGE, from the coding sequence ATGGAACTGCGCCACCTCCGCTACTTCTCCGCGGTTGCCAGCACGCTGCACTTCGGGCGCGCGGCGCGGCGCGTTCATGTCTCCCAACCCACGCTGTCGCAGCAGATCCGCCAGCTCGAAGAGGAGCTCGGAACGCCGCTCTTCGAGCGCGCGCGCAGCGGCGTGCGGCTGACCCAGGCAGGGGAGTTGTTCCGCTCCTATGCCTCGCGCGCGCTGGAGGATGTGAATGCGGGCATGGTGGCGGTGGGGGCGCTGCGGGGGCTCACCACGGGCGCCCTGCGCGTGGGCTATCCGCCCAGCATGCGCGGTGTCGTGGTGCCAGCGCTGGCCGCTGTGTTGCGCAGACACCCCGGGCTTGCACTGAGTGCCGAGGAGGCTGTCGTGCGGCGACTGGAGCGGCGGCTCGCGGACGGCAAGCTGGATGTCGGGTTGGGTTATGCGCCCGCGCGCTCATTGGACCTTGAGGCCGAGCCTGTCTTCGACAGCAGGCTCGCGCTCGTGGTTGGGCGGGGACACCCTCTGGCGGGGGGCGAGTCCGTGGGGGCGCGGCAACTGGTGGACGAGCCTTTCGCCTTGCTGACATCGGGTCTGAGGGTGCGCGCCCGCGTCGATGCCTGGTTTTCCGCCATGCGGTTGGTGCCCCACGTCGCGCTTGAATCGAACGCCGTGGCCACCGTGCTGGCCATTGTCCGGGCGGGGCTCGCCGTCACGGTGCTTCCCGAGCCGAGGCTCGCGGATGCCGAGCGATTGGTGGTCAAGCGCCTCTCACCCGCGCCTCGCTCTGAACTCGCGGCGCTCCTCTGGCGCAAGGGCGCACCGCGAACGCCCGCAGCGGATTTGTTCGCGGCGGAGGTGCGCGCACGGGCCCAGGAAGGTGGGGAATGA
- a CDS encoding acetolactate synthase large subunit, with amino-acid sequence MKASDLFVKALEAEGVRCVFGLPGEENLDLLESMRASGIRLVVTRHEQAAGFMAATQGRLTGRAGVCLATLGPGATNLVTAAAYAQLGAMPMVMITGQKPIKASKQGHFQIVDVVGMMRPLTKSTRTLVAAEQIPSAVREAFRRAEEERPGATHLELPEDVARESSAAVSLAPSIHRRPVADEASIAQAVEAIASARRPLLMIGAGANRKSTWEMLRVFVDRVGMPFFSTQMGKGVVDETHPLWMGTAALSDGDFVHRAIEASDCIVNVGHDVIEKPPFVMRDSRRTVVHLNFSSAEVDPVYFPQVQVTGDIANAVWRLAEGVGQRPHWDFAPFERARAELDAQLAGGAGDDRFPLYPARLVAEVRRAMPDDGVVCLDNGMYKLWFARYYRCRRPNTLLLDNALATMGAGLPSAIAAKLVHPRRKMLAVCGDGGFMMNSQELETAVRLKLDLTVAVVRDDGYGMIRWKQGQMGLPDFGMALGNPDFVRYAEAYGAHGHRPASATEFGSTLTRCLESGGVHVIDVPIDYSDNARALGAGSEASAAHES; translated from the coding sequence ATGAAAGCATCCGACCTGTTCGTCAAAGCGCTCGAAGCCGAGGGTGTGCGCTGCGTCTTTGGACTTCCCGGTGAAGAGAACCTGGACCTGCTCGAGTCCATGCGCGCCTCGGGCATCCGCCTCGTCGTCACGCGTCATGAGCAGGCCGCGGGTTTCATGGCCGCCACGCAAGGACGGCTGACGGGACGCGCGGGGGTGTGTCTGGCGACGCTGGGCCCTGGCGCCACCAACCTCGTCACGGCCGCGGCGTATGCTCAACTCGGTGCCATGCCCATGGTGATGATCACCGGCCAGAAGCCCATCAAGGCCAGCAAGCAGGGGCACTTCCAGATCGTCGATGTGGTGGGGATGATGCGGCCCCTGACCAAGTCGACCCGTACACTCGTCGCCGCGGAGCAGATTCCCTCCGCGGTGCGTGAGGCGTTCCGGCGTGCCGAGGAAGAGCGTCCAGGCGCGACGCACTTGGAATTGCCCGAGGACGTGGCGCGTGAATCCTCCGCCGCGGTTTCTCTCGCGCCCAGCATCCACCGCAGGCCTGTGGCCGATGAGGCCTCCATCGCTCAGGCAGTCGAGGCCATCGCCTCCGCCCGCCGCCCGCTGTTGATGATCGGCGCGGGTGCCAATCGCAAGTCGACTTGGGAGATGCTTCGCGTCTTCGTGGACCGGGTGGGAATGCCCTTCTTCAGCACCCAGATGGGCAAGGGCGTGGTGGATGAGACGCACCCTCTCTGGATGGGCACCGCGGCGCTCTCCGATGGGGACTTCGTCCACCGGGCCATCGAAGCCTCGGACTGCATCGTCAACGTCGGCCATGACGTCATCGAGAAGCCCCCCTTCGTCATGCGCGATTCCCGCCGCACGGTGGTTCACCTGAACTTCTCCTCGGCCGAGGTCGATCCTGTGTACTTCCCGCAGGTGCAAGTCACGGGAGACATCGCCAATGCGGTGTGGCGCCTCGCGGAGGGGGTCGGCCAGCGCCCGCACTGGGACTTCGCGCCCTTCGAGCGCGCCAGGGCAGAGCTCGACGCGCAGCTCGCGGGTGGCGCGGGCGATGACCGTTTTCCCCTCTACCCCGCCCGGCTCGTCGCGGAGGTACGGCGCGCGATGCCAGATGACGGCGTTGTGTGCCTGGACAACGGCATGTACAAGCTCTGGTTCGCCCGCTACTACCGCTGCCGACGGCCCAACACGCTGCTGCTCGACAACGCGCTCGCGACAATGGGCGCAGGGCTCCCGTCCGCCATCGCGGCGAAGCTGGTTCATCCCCGGCGCAAAATGCTCGCGGTGTGTGGCGATGGCGGGTTCATGATGAACTCGCAGGAATTGGAGACAGCCGTACGCCTGAAGCTCGACCTGACGGTGGCCGTCGTCCGCGATGACGGCTATGGAATGATTCGCTGGAAGCAAGGGCAGATGGGGCTGCCCGACTTCGGGATGGCGCTGGGCAATCCGGACTTCGTCCGCTACGCAGAGGCGTACGGCGCGCACGGACACCGCCCGGCGAGCGCCACGGAGTTCGGCTCCACGCTCACCCGCTGCCTGGAGTCGGGGGGCGTGCACGTCATCGACGTGCCCATCGACTATTCGGATAACGCACGTGCGCTGGGAGCTGGCAGCGAGGCCAGCGCAGCCCATGAGTCATGA
- a CDS encoding aldehyde dehydrogenase family protein: MLAERYPYYLANRPQQPNAALAVTDKYTGETVTHVALADAGAVEQAIAAAALAAGPMRRLAPYARQEVLEHCVRRFHERAEEFALTLCIEAGKPLRDARGEVTRLIETFKAAASEAVRGGGELLNLEVSPRTAGYRGFTQRVPVGPCSFITPFNFPLNLVAHKVAPAIAAGCPFVLKPSDRTPVSALLMAEVLAETALPEGAFSVLPTRLEDVGPFIEDDRLKLLSFTGSERVGWELKARAGRKKVVLELGGNAACVVDRDQGERLDFVADRIAHGAFFQAGQSCISVQRVLAHEELYGALRERLIARARAMRPGNPREESTTLGPLIDEPAARRLEGWIERAVGRGARILAGGKRRGALLEATVLEGVPDDEPLYAEEAFGPVVLLQSFRAFDDALRAVNGGRYGLQAGLFTRDLSRAMQAWDELEVGGVVVGDVPSFRVDTMPYGGVKGSGLGREGVKYAMEDMTEPRLLVLRQE, encoded by the coding sequence ATGCTGGCTGAACGCTATCCGTATTATCTGGCCAACCGGCCGCAGCAGCCCAACGCAGCGCTGGCCGTGACAGACAAGTACACCGGCGAGACCGTGACGCATGTGGCGCTCGCGGACGCGGGCGCCGTGGAGCAGGCCATCGCCGCCGCGGCGCTCGCGGCAGGCCCGATGCGCCGGCTGGCCCCCTACGCCCGGCAGGAGGTGCTCGAGCACTGCGTCCGCCGCTTTCACGAGCGGGCCGAGGAATTCGCGCTCACCCTCTGCATCGAGGCGGGCAAGCCCCTCCGCGACGCCCGGGGCGAGGTCACCCGGCTCATCGAGACATTCAAGGCGGCGGCCAGTGAGGCCGTGAGAGGTGGAGGCGAGCTCTTGAACCTGGAGGTGTCGCCACGGACGGCCGGGTACCGGGGCTTCACCCAGCGCGTCCCCGTCGGCCCCTGCTCCTTCATCACCCCGTTCAACTTCCCGCTCAACCTGGTGGCACACAAGGTGGCACCCGCCATCGCCGCAGGGTGTCCCTTCGTGCTCAAGCCCTCGGATCGCACGCCCGTGAGCGCGCTGCTCATGGCGGAAGTGCTCGCTGAAACGGCGCTCCCCGAAGGCGCCTTCTCGGTTCTCCCGACCCGATTGGAGGATGTCGGGCCGTTCATCGAGGACGATCGGCTCAAGTTGCTCTCCTTTACCGGCTCGGAAAGGGTGGGCTGGGAACTCAAAGCACGGGCGGGCCGCAAGAAGGTGGTTCTGGAGCTGGGCGGCAACGCGGCCTGCGTGGTGGACCGCGATCAAGGGGAGCGGCTGGACTTCGTCGCGGACCGGATTGCCCATGGCGCCTTCTTCCAGGCGGGGCAGAGCTGCATCTCGGTGCAGCGCGTGCTCGCACACGAGGAACTGTATGGCGCTCTGCGCGAACGGCTCATCGCGCGGGCGCGGGCGATGCGCCCCGGAAATCCCCGGGAGGAATCCACCACCCTGGGGCCCCTCATCGACGAGCCCGCGGCGCGACGGCTGGAGGGATGGATCGAGCGGGCGGTCGGGCGCGGGGCGCGGATCCTCGCTGGAGGGAAACGCCGCGGAGCACTGCTCGAAGCCACCGTGCTGGAGGGTGTCCCCGACGACGAGCCGCTGTACGCCGAAGAGGCATTCGGTCCGGTGGTGCTCCTCCAGTCTTTCCGCGCGTTCGACGATGCACTCCGTGCGGTGAACGGCGGGCGCTATGGACTGCAAGCAGGCCTCTTCACCCGCGATCTGTCGCGGGCCATGCAGGCCTGGGACGAATTGGAGGTGGGAGGCGTTGTCGTGGGAGACGTGCCAAGCTTCCGCGTCGATACGATGCCCTACGGCGGCGTGAAGGGCTCCGGGCTGGGGCGCGAAGGTGTGAAGTACGCCATGGAGGACATGACCGAGCCACGCCTGCTCGTCCTGCGCCAGGAATGA
- a CDS encoding AraC family transcriptional regulator: protein MPADLVPVPSVLLDRFAALGVDVARLLRHAGLVPSRFQPPRAKLSTREFFAFWRAVEEVGGSQELGLRVGAEAMPHQFDVASLAALHSPNLGDALKKFARYKFLVCGEQVSVETSEGEARIRFHWVHVEESLPMMLVDATFASILALARRGLGASISPLRVELARRRSNESALRRHFGSEVRFDAPLDFLVMDEAALARPFVTHNADLLAVMLPGLEAQLSEHLTSRSVADDARAILSRRMCGERPSVGKLAKEMRMSQRTLQRRLGEFGTTYQSLLDDVRRDTARRLLANTELDAGEVAFLLGFEELNSFSRAFHGWEGVTPTRWRESGRQHAWRT, encoded by the coding sequence TTGCCTGCGGACCTCGTTCCAGTTCCGAGCGTCTTGCTCGACAGGTTTGCGGCCCTGGGCGTGGATGTGGCGCGTCTGCTGCGCCACGCGGGACTCGTGCCTTCCCGGTTTCAACCCCCGAGGGCCAAGCTCTCAACCCGAGAGTTCTTCGCGTTCTGGCGCGCGGTGGAAGAGGTGGGCGGCAGCCAGGAACTGGGTCTGAGAGTGGGGGCCGAGGCGATGCCCCATCAATTCGATGTCGCGTCGCTGGCGGCGCTCCACTCGCCCAATCTCGGTGACGCGCTCAAGAAGTTCGCGCGGTACAAGTTCCTCGTCTGTGGGGAACAGGTCTCCGTCGAGACGTCGGAGGGGGAAGCGAGGATCCGTTTTCACTGGGTGCACGTCGAAGAGTCACTCCCGATGATGCTCGTCGATGCGACGTTTGCCTCCATTCTCGCCCTGGCGCGGCGGGGATTGGGGGCTTCCATCTCCCCGCTGCGGGTGGAGCTGGCGAGGCGCCGGTCGAACGAGAGCGCCCTCCGGCGGCATTTCGGGAGCGAGGTGCGCTTCGACGCGCCGCTCGATTTTCTGGTCATGGACGAGGCGGCGCTTGCGCGTCCCTTCGTGACACACAATGCCGACCTGCTCGCGGTGATGTTGCCGGGGCTGGAAGCCCAGTTGAGTGAGCATCTGACGTCGCGCTCGGTGGCCGACGATGCGAGGGCGATTCTGAGCCGCCGTATGTGCGGTGAGCGTCCCAGCGTCGGGAAGCTGGCCAAGGAGATGCGCATGAGCCAGCGCACCCTTCAGCGCCGTCTCGGAGAGTTCGGAACGACGTATCAGAGCCTGCTCGATGACGTTCGCAGGGACACCGCGCGCCGGCTGCTGGCCAACACCGAGCTCGATGCAGGAGAGGTCGCTTTCCTCCTGGGCTTCGAGGAGCTGAACTCTTTTTCGCGCGCGTTTCACGGCTGGGAGGGCGTGACGCCCACGCGGTGGCGCGAATCAGGGCGCCAGCATGCTTGGCGCACCTGA
- a CDS encoding oxidoreductase translates to MSKVWLITGSSRGLGRELAKAVLAAGHRLVATARNPEDLQVLVTQYGERVRAVGLDVTDPAAARAAVAMATSAFGRLDVVVNNAGYANINSIEDVAEDDFRAQIETNFFGVVNVTRAALPILRAQREGHIIQISSVGGRGSTPGLAAYQSAKWAVGGFSEVLAKEVGRFGIRVTIVEPGGMRTDWAGSSMKTGDIQSDYQATVGAMVGYRKENPDVMRGDPTKCAQAILQMALEKEPPLRLLLGSDAVFLAGVVAEARAEEDAKWKALSLSTDFEGLAPFSESPVAKLVRPGRS, encoded by the coding sequence ATGTCGAAGGTTTGGCTCATCACCGGAAGCTCTCGCGGTCTCGGCCGTGAACTCGCCAAGGCCGTGCTCGCCGCCGGCCACCGCCTCGTGGCCACTGCGCGCAATCCTGAAGACCTTCAGGTCCTTGTCACCCAATACGGAGAGCGGGTGCGTGCCGTCGGGCTCGATGTGACGGATCCTGCTGCGGCGCGCGCGGCCGTAGCGATGGCGACGTCCGCTTTCGGGCGCCTGGATGTTGTCGTCAACAACGCTGGATACGCGAACATCAACTCGATCGAGGACGTCGCGGAGGATGACTTCCGCGCTCAGATCGAGACGAACTTTTTCGGCGTCGTGAACGTGACGCGGGCCGCTCTGCCCATCCTTCGTGCGCAGCGCGAGGGCCACATCATCCAGATCTCCTCTGTTGGAGGACGCGGCTCGACCCCAGGCCTTGCAGCGTACCAATCCGCGAAGTGGGCGGTGGGTGGCTTCTCCGAGGTGCTCGCGAAAGAAGTGGGCCGCTTCGGCATTCGTGTCACCATCGTCGAGCCCGGAGGGATGCGCACCGATTGGGCGGGGTCTTCCATGAAGACGGGTGACATCCAGAGCGACTATCAGGCAACCGTCGGGGCGATGGTCGGGTACCGGAAAGAGAACCCCGACGTCATGCGGGGCGATCCCACGAAGTGCGCGCAGGCCATTCTCCAGATGGCCTTGGAAAAAGAGCCGCCGCTCCGGTTGCTTCTGGGCTCCGACGCGGTCTTTCTCGCCGGTGTCGTGGCCGAGGCACGCGCGGAAGAGGACGCGAAGTGGAAGGCCCTGAGCCTGTCGACCGACTTCGAAGGTCTGGCCCCTTTCTCTGAGTCGCCGGTGGCAAAGCTCGTCAGGCCAGGGAGGAGCTGA